A genomic region of Candidatus Neomarinimicrobiota bacterium contains the following coding sequences:
- a CDS encoding GxxExxY protein — protein sequence MLPLKFIVPLALATLLEVAMAQALSYLKATDLSRALLINFGEKRLVDGIKRISL from the coding sequence GTGCTGCCATTGAAGTTCATCGTACCCTTGGCCTTGGCAACCCTTCTTGAAGTTGCCATGGCTCAGGCGCTGTCATATCTGAAGGCAACCGATCTTAGTCGAGCGCTCTTAATCAATTTTGGCGAAAAGAGACTCGTTGACGGTATCAAAAGAATATCTCTGTAA
- the purB gene encoding adenylosuccinate lyase has product MNISPLDDRYRDEVEELIPFFSEMGLMKYRIQVEVEYLVALGKEKGIPQLPPFSAGRQKDLRLLYQSFSARDFQSIKKIEEETHHDVKAVEYFLRRKLNRLDMEEYEEWVHFALTSEDVNNLAYALMWQEAITEVYLPILSGLIGELKHFAESYRDTPILALTHGQPATPTSLGKEYAVYVQRLARQLRQMKGHKLQGKLSGATGTWGAHVASFPEIDWINFSKKFISSFGMEPNLVTTQIEANDALAESYQILSRINTVLLDLCRDVWLYMSRGIFNQRQHSGEVGSSTMPHKVNPIQFENAEGNLGLANVYLSHLANALPVSRLQRDLSGSTIIRNQGVPLAHALLACKNIRKGLKRLFINEQNLRRELNEHWEVLAEAVQTVLRKTGDKKAYERLKEMIRKERVTQSDMHAMLEQLNLPETEKQMLLALSPETYIGLASKIVGEG; this is encoded by the coding sequence ATGAATATCTCACCCCTTGATGACCGGTACCGGGATGAGGTCGAGGAACTTATCCCATTCTTTTCAGAAATGGGTCTCATGAAATACCGCATTCAAGTGGAAGTAGAGTATCTTGTCGCTCTGGGAAAGGAAAAAGGCATCCCACAGCTTCCGCCGTTTTCCGCGGGTCGCCAAAAAGATCTTCGCCTGCTGTATCAGAGTTTCTCAGCCCGGGATTTTCAGTCCATAAAAAAAATTGAAGAAGAGACCCATCATGATGTCAAGGCAGTGGAATACTTCCTTCGGCGAAAACTCAACAGGCTCGACATGGAAGAATACGAGGAATGGGTCCACTTCGCCCTCACGTCTGAGGACGTCAACAATCTCGCCTATGCTCTCATGTGGCAAGAAGCTATCACCGAAGTCTACCTCCCCATCTTGAGCGGCTTGATCGGTGAGCTGAAACATTTTGCAGAAAGTTACCGGGACACTCCGATCCTGGCGCTGACACATGGTCAACCTGCTACCCCTACCTCGCTGGGAAAAGAATATGCAGTCTATGTTCAGCGCCTGGCCCGGCAACTGCGCCAGATGAAAGGACACAAGCTGCAGGGCAAGCTTTCTGGGGCCACGGGAACGTGGGGTGCCCATGTTGCCAGTTTTCCTGAGATTGACTGGATAAATTTCAGCAAGAAATTTATTTCGTCTTTTGGGATGGAGCCGAACCTTGTAACCACGCAGATCGAGGCCAACGATGCTCTTGCGGAGAGCTACCAGATACTCTCTCGTATTAACACTGTACTCCTGGATCTGTGCCGGGATGTGTGGCTCTACATGAGCCGAGGCATATTCAATCAACGGCAGCACTCGGGAGAGGTTGGATCCAGCACCATGCCCCACAAGGTGAACCCTATTCAATTTGAAAATGCTGAGGGGAATCTCGGTTTGGCTAACGTCTACCTTTCCCACCTCGCCAATGCTCTTCCTGTCAGTCGCCTCCAGCGCGACCTGTCAGGAAGTACCATCATCCGGAACCAGGGTGTTCCCCTTGCCCACGCCCTTCTGGCATGCAAAAACATTCGAAAGGGATTAAAAAGGCTCTTCATCAACGAGCAAAATCTCCGGAGAGAGCTCAATGAACATTGGGAGGTTCTGGCGGAAGCGGTCCAGACGGTTCTTCGCAAAACGGGGGACAAGAAAGCATACGAGCGGCTCAAAGAAATGATCCGGAAGGAAAGGGTCACCCAGAGTGATATGCACGCCATGCTGGAGCAACTGAATCTCCCAGAGACTGAGAAACAGATGTTGCTGGCGCTTTCCCCTGAGACGTACATCGGTCTTGCGTCCAAGATTGTAGGTGAGGGGTAG
- the purF gene encoding amidophosphoribosyltransferase — MCGVVGIVSQKPVVAELYEGLIHLQHRGQDAAGIMTYDTRFHAKKGVGLVRDIFDETNMLRLQGTIGIGHTRYPTAGGFSMEEAQPFWTSMPYGIAMAHNGNIVNYDDLVRDLDEKYQRYVNSTSDTEVILHLFADALDDATTNGQADSFFEHICQAGKYLFNELTGSYSAIGMIIGKGMVVFRDPHGIRPLVKGERHNPDGTTDYIFASETTMFYALGFENAGNVAPGEIIYVSEDRTMYSRILKTDQFTPCVFEYVYFARPDTMMNDVSVYRSRLRMGQNLANRWKERYPDSIPDIVIPAPSTANTAALSFANELGVRYSEGLYKNPFIGRTFIMPGQEERRRSVRYKLVPQETEIRDKIVLIVDDSIVRGNTSKEIVKMIREFGAKEVYFVAACPPVKSPCFYGVDVPTRAELIASRMSEEEIRENMGADKLLYQEIDDLAEAVTRKGEHDIYLPCMACLDGNYVTGDVDEVKIVTLENKRIRERAQN, encoded by the coding sequence ATGTGCGGAGTAGTGGGCATCGTTTCGCAGAAGCCGGTGGTTGCCGAGCTGTACGAGGGACTCATTCATCTTCAGCATCGAGGACAGGACGCGGCGGGCATCATGACCTATGACACCCGGTTTCACGCAAAAAAGGGTGTGGGTCTCGTCAGAGATATCTTCGACGAAACGAATATGCTACGCCTTCAGGGAACGATTGGGATCGGTCATACACGGTATCCCACGGCTGGAGGATTCAGTATGGAGGAGGCCCAACCATTCTGGACGAGCATGCCCTACGGAATCGCCATGGCTCATAATGGAAACATTGTAAACTATGATGACCTGGTAAGAGATCTTGACGAGAAGTACCAGCGTTACGTCAACTCTACGAGCGACACGGAGGTAATCCTTCACCTGTTTGCCGATGCCCTCGATGACGCCACGACCAACGGCCAGGCAGACAGTTTTTTTGAACACATCTGCCAGGCGGGGAAGTATCTTTTCAATGAACTCACAGGATCCTATTCCGCTATCGGGATGATTATCGGCAAGGGGATGGTGGTTTTCCGCGACCCCCACGGCATTCGCCCCTTGGTGAAAGGAGAGCGACATAATCCGGACGGCACCACCGATTACATCTTTGCCTCCGAGACCACCATGTTTTACGCTCTCGGTTTCGAAAACGCCGGAAATGTGGCTCCTGGAGAAATTATCTACGTGAGCGAGGACCGTACCATGTACAGTCGCATTCTCAAGACGGACCAGTTCACCCCTTGCGTATTTGAATACGTCTACTTCGCCCGCCCTGATACCATGATGAATGACGTGAGCGTCTACAGGTCGAGACTTCGCATGGGACAGAATCTGGCCAATCGTTGGAAGGAAAGGTATCCAGACTCCATACCTGATATCGTTATCCCTGCTCCATCCACCGCCAACACCGCTGCCCTTTCTTTTGCCAATGAACTCGGTGTGCGTTATTCTGAAGGCCTTTACAAGAATCCATTTATCGGGCGTACCTTCATCATGCCCGGCCAGGAAGAACGAAGACGATCTGTCCGGTATAAGCTCGTTCCTCAGGAGACAGAGATCCGTGACAAGATTGTCCTCATTGTGGATGACAGCATTGTCCGGGGGAATACGAGCAAGGAAATTGTCAAGATGATCCGGGAGTTTGGCGCAAAGGAGGTCTATTTTGTGGCCGCGTGTCCTCCCGTTAAATCCCCGTGCTTTTACGGGGTTGACGTACCCACCCGCGCGGAACTTATCGCATCCCGTATGTCTGAAGAAGAGATACGAGAAAACATGGGAGCCGACAAACTTCTGTACCAGGAGATTGATGATCTGGCCGAGGCAGTGACCAGAAAAGGTGAACATGACATCTACCTCCCGTGTATGGCGTGCCTCGATGGCAACTACGTGACAGGGGACGTGGATGAGGTGAAGATCGTGACGCTGGAAAACAAGAGGATCCGAGAACGCGCTCAGAACTAA
- the purD gene encoding phosphoribosylamine--glycine ligase: protein MKVLVYGSGGRDHCLADAYGDSQHIDKVYFAPGNPGVLHTPKGERKLIERVSLTNFNEVVHFCVDKGVDLVDVGSENPLEDGLIDVLSENGIKAIGPEKEYVRLESDRAFTDDLLTKIGVAKPEYATFDDPEKAKEYVRNIGYQVVVKANGLAAGKGAIVCEDIEDAETAIDRIMVERIFGDSGSRVVIEERKYGTEISFFAYLDGEHVMPLRMFAEDYKSAFDTDDKTLIEQFGGNPNTGGTGCYCPHKLVTPWLLNRIIKEIVNPTVDALYNDLGWKYKGVLYWGLNLDPYDNLDVFEINVRHGDPEWEVLARKLSTDLFEIGMAVCDGSLDTIRQVWNNQCYVDVIAMEGRSKASRGWNKGYPGRYGKGHKITGLDKLERGIALYYAGVDEDSQKGLVTYGGRALHVVAGGASLEEARKKAYRNIKRLSFIDHKNSNANCLRYRRTIGL, encoded by the coding sequence GTGAAAGTTCTCGTATACGGCTCTGGAGGCCGAGATCATTGTCTCGCTGACGCCTACGGAGACAGCCAGCACATAGACAAGGTCTATTTCGCCCCGGGGAATCCCGGGGTTTTGCATACCCCAAAAGGGGAGAGAAAACTTATTGAACGAGTCTCATTGACGAACTTCAATGAGGTGGTCCATTTTTGCGTTGACAAAGGCGTAGACCTGGTAGATGTGGGATCAGAAAATCCTCTGGAAGACGGTCTCATAGATGTCCTGAGCGAGAATGGTATCAAGGCAATCGGTCCGGAGAAGGAATACGTCAGACTGGAGAGCGACCGGGCATTCACCGATGACCTTCTGACCAAAATCGGTGTTGCCAAACCGGAGTACGCCACGTTCGATGACCCGGAAAAGGCCAAGGAGTATGTCCGCAACATAGGTTACCAGGTGGTCGTAAAAGCCAACGGTCTGGCGGCGGGAAAAGGAGCGATAGTCTGCGAAGACATCGAGGATGCCGAAACAGCCATTGACAGAATCATGGTGGAACGAATCTTTGGCGACTCGGGCAGCAGGGTGGTCATTGAAGAAAGAAAATACGGGACAGAGATTTCCTTTTTTGCCTACTTGGACGGCGAGCATGTCATGCCTCTGAGGATGTTCGCGGAGGACTACAAGTCTGCCTTCGATACGGATGACAAAACATTAATTGAGCAATTTGGAGGGAATCCTAACACCGGGGGCACCGGATGTTACTGCCCCCATAAGTTGGTCACTCCCTGGCTCCTCAACCGAATCATTAAAGAAATTGTCAATCCCACTGTCGATGCTCTCTACAACGATCTTGGCTGGAAATACAAGGGAGTTCTTTATTGGGGATTGAACCTCGATCCTTACGATAATCTTGATGTCTTTGAAATAAACGTGCGCCACGGCGACCCCGAATGGGAGGTTCTCGCTCGGAAGCTGAGCACGGATCTTTTTGAAATTGGTATGGCTGTGTGTGACGGATCATTGGATACCATCAGACAGGTATGGAACAATCAATGCTACGTGGATGTGATCGCCATGGAGGGACGCTCCAAAGCGTCCAGGGGGTGGAACAAGGGATATCCGGGAAGATACGGAAAGGGGCATAAGATAACAGGGCTCGACAAATTAGAGCGAGGTATTGCCCTTTACTATGCGGGCGTTGACGAAGACAGCCAAAAAGGCCTGGTGACCTATGGAGGAAGAGCCCTGCACGTGGTGGCGGGGGGCGCTTCCCTGGAAGAAGCACGAAAAAAGGCGTACAGAAATATAAAAAGGCTGTCCTTTATCGATCATAAGAACAGCAATGCCAACTGTCTCCGCTATCGGAGAACAATAGGATTATAG